A window of Nonomuraea angiospora genomic DNA:
CGGAGTAGGACGGCAAGGCTCACCCGACCTTGTAGACATCCTCAAGTTCGTGCAGGTTACCGGGCAGTGCCAGGCTCATGGCCAGCAGCACGGCTCCCGAGGGGTCGTGCACGGACGCCAGCACGCCGAGCACCGGGTTGGACGAGCCGAGCAGTTTGGCTTCCTCCTTGGTGGGCTTACGGGCCGACAGCCGCTCCGTGATGTGATCGAACCGCAGGTGCTTGACCGCCTGGAGATGCCGGCGGATGCCGTTGCGCAGCGGCTCGGGCTTGTCCAGGTCGGTGCCCACCGCGATCTCCAGTGGAATCCACACGGTCTCCACCGCGGACGGGACCTCACCCTGCCGGGCCACTCGCCTACGCACGATCACCGGCGTCCGCTCGGCCACGCCGAGAAGCCGGGCCACGTGCCGAGGAGCCGCAACGCGCGCCACCTCCATCAGGCTGCCAGCGCTCTCGCCCTGCTCCGTCGTGCTCAGACTCGGCCGGACGCGCTCGGCCCCGCTGTCGGGACGGCCCTTCACGAACGAGCCGCGCCCATGCTCTCGCTCGATCCAGCCCTGCATGGCCAAGGTCTGGAGAGCCCGCACCACCGTGGTACGGCCCACGCCGAGTTCGCGCACCAACTGCGTCTCGGACGGCAGCATGTCGCCAGGGGCGTACTCGCCCGACTCGATCCGCTCCTGAATCGCCCGCATGACCTGGGCATATTTCGGCGGGGCGAAGTCCATGCTCATCTTGGCCGTCCGTTCACTCTTGCGCTCGTCCGCACAAGTACAGTACTGGCTAAGACATGGCCTGTCAGGGCCCTTTCACGGCAGTCTTCCGTGACGTCTTGGCGGCCTGCTCCCACCGCTCGGTGCATTCCTGGCAGGAGGCCGAGCCGGTCGGGACGAAGGGCAGATGCCAATTGCCGATCATCACCGGCTGGACTGACGCCCCGCACCACGCCGTCGTACCGTGCGTCCGTACCGCATGCTGCACCAGCACGGAGTCTCGCCGGACGCTCTCCACCCCGCACCCCCAGAAGGCCGTATCGCTCATGGCTCGACCTCACGCACGAAATCAGCCAGCGGCCCCTTGCCCGAATGCGCGGCCCGCAGGTCTGCATACTGCATGGAGATACGGTGAGCGGCCCGGACCGGATCAATCGCCGGATGCCAGGCATAGATGACGCGCCGACGCGTGGCATTCCATCCCGTTCGCCACCAGAAGTGCCGGCCATCGCACCACACCACCAGACCGACCCAGACCGATACGAGCGCGAGCCCGTAGCCGTCGTGAACGTCGGCGGCGATCCCTTTCCCCGCCGGCGCTTGCCGGAGAAGTTCGGCCGAATGGCGCGGATCAATCGTGATCAATGTCGGCGCGTTCATTCGGCCACCCGCTCGAACCGCACCATGCCCGCCGGGTCGAGGGAAGCGCGGAAGATCTCGCGGCCGGAGCGGTCGTCGGGGGCCGCACCGAAGTCGCAGACGCTGTGCACGATGCGCCCCCGCACGCAAGCACCGTCAGGCATGCCCCGCATCGCCGTGCGCAGCTCGTCCATGGAGGTGGCCTGGAACGGGCTCGACCCGCAAGGGCCCAGCTCGTCACCGTCGCCGATGCGGACTTCCCACTCGAACAGCTCGCCCAGCACGCTGCCCTGCCCAGGGCCGTCGCAGTACAGGCAGTCTTCCTTTGCGGACGAGGCCATGCCCAACCTCGATGCCGCCACGTGACCGCGCCGAGTGACGATCTTCCATCCTCGGCCGTCGCATTCGGTACACCTGACCGGAGTTGTCATGCCCGACAGCATGAGCAGCCAGACCGTTTATACATATCCCACGGCGTTATACCTCGAAGCCATATAACGTCTGCGGCACATCAATACACCACCTGGAAGCCGATTTCCGGAGGTCCACATGCGCAGAAGCGCTTTCGACCCCATCGACATACCAGAATGGGTGTGGGATCGCGATGAAAGCCGCGAAATCCTCCAAAAGCGCGACATCACCGGGCTATTCCGGATGGCCGCTAAATACGGCGGTCTCAGCCAGGTACGCATCGCGACAGCAACCGAGATCGCACAACCCCGCGTCAACAAGATCTTCAACGGGACAGCCGGCCCCATCGAGGAACTGGCGGTATTCGAGCGCATCGCCACCGGACTCGGTCTGCCCGACCACGCCCGAATGCTTCTCGGCCTGGCCCCGCTCGACCTCGCCTCACCAACAGGCGATCACGACGACGAGCACCAGGAGCAGACCAGCGAACTGGCTGCCCGCTTGGACGCCGCCGCAGCCATCGACCCCACCATGGTCATGATCCTCACGACGGACACCAACAACCTCCGCCTACAAGACCGCCGACTCGGCAGCATCGCCATCGCCGACAAGATGCGCGCCCAGATAGCCCAAATCGAATGCGCCCACCACCACGCCGTACGCCCCCACATCCGCGCCCAACTCGCCCACCTCCTCGCCGAGACCGCGTCACTGGCCGGATGGCAGGCCATCAACACTGTCGCCCTCAACGACGCGTGGAACCACTACGAACGCGCCAAGGCAGCCGCCCGCGAAGCTGACGACCCCGCTGTCCTCGCCTACGTCTCCGGCGAACAGGCATACGTACTCATGGACTTGGGGCGACCCGCCGAAGCTGCCGAACTGCTCCAGTACATCCACGCAACCCACCTCGACCACGTCCCCGCCCGCCTCAGAACCTGGCTCGCAGCTGCCGAAGCAGAAGCCGCCGCCGTCCTGGGGGACGAGGGAGCTTGCCGTCGCGCTCTCGACCAGGCCGCCGCAGTGTTGCCGAAAGGCGACGGCGACCCGGACATGCCGTACCTGTCGATCAACGTCCACCACTTCGCCCGCTGGAGAGGCAGTTGCCTTCTCCGCTTCGGCCTGCCGGGCGGGCACGTCCATCGACGACAGGCAGGCACGCCCGAGCAGGAGGGCGATCGCCAGCGGGAGGGAGGGAGCAAGCGGCACTGCGGCCAGCATGACGTTGGCGGGCAGGTGGGTGAAGACCATCGTGGGCAGCAGCCCGATCCGGTTGGCCACCCGCGGCGCGGCCAGCAGCGAGGCGGTCTGGAGTATCCCGGCCACGGCGAAGGTGATCCCGATCGTGTGGGTGGTGGCCCCGAAGCGGACCGCGAGCCAGTAACCGACATAGGCCTGAATGACGAACCCGCCGGCGAGGCTGTCGGTCGCGAACAGGCCCGCCAGGCGGGCCACCGGGCCGCGGGAGTGGGCCAGCATGCGCGATTGCGGTAGTCCGGGTGCCGGAGCCGCTGCCGGAGCTTCGACGGTGGCGGGTATCCGAAGGGTGAGGAGCATTCCGGCGGCGGCTGTGCCGGCCAGGACGCCGCCGAGCAGCCCCCGGTGGGCGGGCAGGCTCCCGAGGAGCGCGCCGAGCGTCCCGGCGATGGCGGCGATCGCGTTGTAGAGGCCGAATCCCCGCACGATCTGCTTCTGGGGGCGGCCGCTGCCGGCCAGCATGACCTGTTCCAGCGTGGTGAACGGCCCGGACTCGATGACCTCGACCGACATCGCTCCGCTGAAGGCGGCCACGGCCAGCAGCCACCAGGGCAGTCCGGTGGCGATGATCAGGCCGCACAGGAGCAGGGCGGCGTACAGGCCCGCGTAGGCACGGCGGCGGCCAAGGCGGTCGCCCCACCGGGCCAGGGCCAGACTGGTGAGAAAGCTACCGACCAGAATTGCCGCCAGCACCAGACCGACCTCGGTGGCCGACAGCCCATCGCTGCCCATGAGAGCGCCGAGCTGGACGGCGGCCACGCCGTACCCGAGACCGCGAAACGCCTGTGACGTCAGCAGTACCCACACGGTGCGGTCGTGGGCGGCGCTCATACCAGTGCGCTAGCCGACACGCTGGCTGGCGAGAGGAGGTACGGGAAGGTCCATGATCCCGATCATGTACCGAAACCCGTCTTTGTGACGACTGGTTTATGACGTTGATTCCGGATGAGGTTCATCGCCTCTGAGGACCTGGGCGCCCTACCAAGATCCCGGGTTCGGACGGCGGCGTGGCATCGGGCCGGTCGCCGTACGTCTGCCCCGCCGTACCGACCGAACGCGTCGGCCAGGTTGCCACGCCGCCGCACACCGGACACGGTCGGGGGCGATCGACGATCCAGGGTTCGTTCCTCACCTTGGCTCACCGCGTATCGGGGTTGATCATGGCGCTTGACCGGTGGACTGGCGGATTGCAGGGTGACGAACTATGGGCAGGAGACGCTACGTCGCCAGAGGCGTTCCCGGCGGCTATCGGATCTGGGACAACAAGGCGCGCCGCTGGTGGGGCGACCTCTACGAGTCGTGCCCTGACGACCTGCTCGACGAGCTGAACGGCGCGCGTGAACACGACAGAATCACGGCACTGCTCAAGCGTTATAGAGCTATGCGGCGGTAGGCGGCGCTCCCGCGAACACCAGACCAAGCCCACAATCCGGCTCTCATGGGACGTGAAGTCTCTCGGTGAGTTGTAGCCATCGGTCGTGAACCGCGGCGAACGCGTACGAATGCCAGTGGAGATCGTTCAGGCGCCTATGCGTCAGAAGGTGCGTGCCCGTTGCGACACCGACAGCGACGCCACCTCACTGCGGACGGGAGCGCAGGCGCCGGCTCACCACGACGATTAGCACTGTCTGGAGTACGAGCATCACCAATGCGAGCAGTCCCGAAGCGGCGGACATCTCCTCCTCCGAAAGGCCACCACAGTCAGTTATGTTGCCGCCCTCGTAAAGCACGACGCAGTCGCGCCCCAGGATGGCGGAAGTAACGAACCAGTTGGCCAGCAGAAGGGGAACCGCACCTAGAACAAGGGCTGGGGTGATGCGCCGGCCCTTGCCACCTGCCGGGTCCATCTTCTTCAGCACAGGTTCGGGACACCTGTCCTTATCCGAATCAGAACTCACGCCGAACACGTAAGCATAGGCAGCGATCGGGTGCCAGATCCGTGCCAGAACAGGCGGAGAGTCGCGGTCACTCACGGGCATTGGCGATCTGCCCCGATCCCGCCCGGAGCGACGGGCCGAGGACGCGCGGCGCAGGGCCGAGGCGCCGGCCGTGCAGTGCCGCGATCCGCGCCCGGCGCCCACTGCCTACCAGCGCAGGTGATCAAAACTGGGCGTTGGTCATCGTGTACCACGTCGGAGCGCATGCCAGCAGGGCCAGTGCGACCAGGACCGCGAACGACTTGAGTACGCGTGAGGTGGTGATGATCGCGGGTGCGATGGGCCTCAGCTTCCAGCGTCCGACCGCGATGAACGCCGCGACGCCTCCCAGCAAGAGATTCGCGGGCACCAATTCGTATTCGCCGCGCATGACATGAAAGCCGGCCGCGAGGATCATCGTCAGCGTCAGGCCAGCGGCGGCGAGCGGCGTGAGCTTCGGCTTGACTCCCGTCATTGCCGGCAGGATCAGGCCGACGCCGCCGAGTACCTCAAGGACCCCGATGAAGACGATCAGGGACTGTGGCACCGCGGCGTACCAAGCCACGGCCCGGGGCGCTGCCGCATACAGAGCTTCGTCGTACAACAGCACTTTGCCGAAACCGCTGCCGGCGAAGAAGAAGCCCCACAACGCTTGAAGTGACCAAAGTGCGCCGTTGAGCGTGAACCTCATTCCGCGCCTTTCGGGCTGCTGGTCGATGTCGTTGACGCCGAGAAGGTTCTCGCTGACGTGCTGGTTCATGTCCTGTCACTGCCTTTCTCGCCGGGTTGGCCGGGGAACTCACCGGCTTTGTTCGTTCCTTCGTCAGCACGTGGTGATCGCTACGTGGTGACAGCGCTCATCCGACCACCGCAGCGAGGTGGCGCGCACTGTCCGTGGGACAGGGTGGGACACGCGAGGCGCGGTCTACCTGCGAAAACAAGAGTTTTTACCGCGACTGCGGACTGGGACGGTTCCCGCAGTGCGGGTGCCCGTGAGGCTTGGGATCGCCGCGATGGTCGCGTCCGCGGCCGCTCGCGTGGCATAGGGAACGACGCTCGTCCACACGTCCGCCGTGAAGCTGTGGCGAGCGTGACGGCGTGATGGCCAGTGCCGGGGCCATCGGGGGTCCACCGACCTGCCGCCGTGGCAAACCGTGTACTGGTATTTCCAGCAGTGGGAACAGGCCGGCGTCACCGAAGCGCCGCCGATCGAGTTGCGTACCAAGGCCCCGCCCTGCTGTCGGCGTACCTCACCACCCTGATCCGGGACGTCTTCTCGCCGGGCTCCTGGTGGACTGGGTCCGTGACACCCTGCGCACCACCCTGGAGATCGTGCGCGAGCCCACCGGCCAGTGCTGATTCAGGGTGATCTCCGGCCGTTGGGTGGTGGAGCGGACCTTGGCCAGGCATCGCCGGCAATACCGCCCGGCAGGGTTGCAGTTCCGGTGGCGGGCCTTGAGAACGCTGCTGGAGGAGAGGCCCTCTTCGAGCAGCGGTGTCCAGGTGCTCAGGGGCGCCTCACCACCTGATCGCCACCATCACCCGGCAGAAGCTTCTCAGAGAGCCGGCGAACGGGAGGTCGCGGCGGTGAGACGGGCTTGCAGTACCGGCTTGACGGTAGGCCAGTCTTCGGCGACCACTGCGAACATGGCCGAGTCGCGGACCTTGCCCTCCTCGCCGCGCGCCCACGACATGGACCAGGCGCGCAGCACGCCCTCAAAGGGGATGCCGAGCCGCTCCAAGGCCCGGCGGCAGCGATGGTTGCGGGCGTCGGTCTTCAGATCGACGCGGGCAACGCCGAGCACGTCGAACGCGTACGAAAGCAGCAACAGCTTCGCCTCGGCATTGATCCCCGTGCCCTGCGCCGAGGCGGCCAGCCAGGTGAAGCCGATCTCGATCGCCCGCAGGCCGGCCCGATCCGGCCACTTGCGAGGATCCCACAGCCCGGTGCATCCCACCGCCTTGCCGTCGCTGAGTCGAACCTGCGCAAATGGGGTGAGCCCGTCGCGGGCGAGTTGTGCCGCCAGGTAGTCCAGCATCTGGTGAGCGCGAGGCACCAGCGTGAAGTCGTAGGACGACCGATCCTCCTCGGCCGCCTCCGCGAGATCCGGCGCATGCCGCATCGCCAGCGGCTCCAACCGCACGAGATCGCCCGCGAGGACAGGAACATCAAGCCGCACGCTCATCAGCTCTCCCTCATCGTTCCTGGCATTGGCACCTTTCCCGCGGATTCCCGCCGGGAGGTTGCCGGACCGTCACAGGGCCAGGTCCCTCAGATCCTCTGGATGAACTACTGAGTCGTGATCATGCCTGCACAGGCGGACACCGTCAATTCGCCGCAAGGGCGCCCATTCCGTGGATCGCGTCTTGAACTGGGCAGATGGGCTCTCCCTGGAAGAGCCGGGAGTGCAAGAACAACTGGACACATCCGGCACGGTCCGACTCTGAGACTCATAGCGGCCCGGGCATCGGAAGTGCTCACCACCAGCGGCAACCAACCTGCCCAATCCAACCGACGCGGTTTCTCCCATCAGGCGTTGATCGACTTGCCGAGGGCGCTGCCCGCCACCCAGTCGTCCCACGATTTCGCCCACGGCGTCGGCCCGTTGCCGAACTGGAGCTTCCGCGACGTCCCCGTGACCTCGATGATGTCCCCCCGCTGCGTGAAGTTGTAGAACCAGCGGGCGTTGGCCATGCTGGCGTTCACGCAGCCATGGCTGACGTTGCGGTTGCCCTGCGCGCCGGTCGACCAGGGCGCGGCGTGGAAGAACATGCCGCTGTAGGTCATCCTGACATTCCACTTGGTGCGGGCGTAGTACTCGCCGGGCCTGCCGATGGTGGCCGAGTCCATGAGGATGTCCGCGGCCTTCTCCTGGGCGATCATGACGCCGGACCAGCTGTCGTCCCCCGGCTTGCCCAGGCTGACCGGGATGGTCTTGACGACCTCGCCGTTCTCCCGCACGACCGCCCGATGGGTGGCATTGCGGATCTTGGTGATGTGCTCGTCACCGACGGTGAACGTCAGGCTGCGGTCCCTCGTGCCCCACAGGTCCCGCCCCGCCCGCACCCCGGCCAGGTGGGCGACCACCGTGACCTTCTCGCCGACCGGCCAGTACTCGCGCGGCCTGAACTGGACCTCGCGGTCGCTCACCCAGCTCCACGCGCCCTCGACCGGCTTGGACATCCGTACCTCCAGCGACCTCTCGACCGCGGCCCGGTCGCTCCTGGCGGTCACGGGGCGCGACAGCAGGAGCTGGACGGGCATGCCGACGCCGACCTTCTCGCCGTCCAGCGGGGACATGCCGCTCTCCAGCACCCGCTTCGGCTTGAGCGTGGTGAACGTGGCCCGCGCGGTGACAGGCTTGCCGTCCGTGCCGGTGGCCTGCGCGCTCACTGTGTACGCCGTCGAGGGCCGCAACGGCCACGTGGGGCGCCACGTCCCGTCCGCGCCCAAGGTGCCGCGTACCTCATGGCCCTTGGCGTCGGCGACGGTCAGCTTGGTGATCTTGCCGTCGGTGGCCTTGACGCTGACCCCGGCGTCCGGGGCCACCTTCTTCGCGCCGTTCGCCGGGGTGATCGAAAGCTTGGCCGCCGAGGCCCGCTCTCGTGGGCCGGCGGGCGGTGCTGGGTTCGAGCCACCCGAGGTGCAGCTTGCGGTCAGCAGCAGCGCAGCCGTGAACGTGCTGACGAGCATGGTCCGGCGGTTCCGCATCGTCGATGCCTCCACTCCCCGACAAATAGGCATCTTTCAGACAAGACGGCCTATTGATGATACGGAGAGCTATATGCCCATAACGGTCAGTAACAATACAAGGGTGCCTTGATCGATGCAGCAGGTTGCGAGGCAGGCGTGTCCGGAGGGCGTCTGCGAGATCGAGGAGTGGGACTTCGGGACGTGGCGCGCGCCCACCGCTGTTCACCGACG
This region includes:
- a CDS encoding GntR family transcriptional regulator, with the protein product MSMDFAPPKYAQVMRAIQERIESGEYAPGDMLPSETQLVRELGVGRTTVVRALQTLAMQGWIEREHGRGSFVKGRPDSGAERVRPSLSTTEQGESAGSLMEVARVAAPRHVARLLGVAERTPVIVRRRVARQGEVPSAVETVWIPLEIAVGTDLDKPEPLRNGIRRHLQAVKHLRFDHITERLSARKPTKEEAKLLGSSNPVLGVLASVHDPSGAVLLAMSLALPGNLHELEDVYKVG
- a CDS encoding DoxX family protein, translating into MNQHVSENLLGVNDIDQQPERRGMRFTLNGALWSLQALWGFFFAGSGFGKVLLYDEALYAAAPRAVAWYAAVPQSLIVFIGVLEVLGGVGLILPAMTGVKPKLTPLAAAGLTLTMILAAGFHVMRGEYELVPANLLLGGVAAFIAVGRWKLRPIAPAIITTSRVLKSFAVLVALALLACAPTWYTMTNAQF
- a CDS encoding MFS transporter, whose amino-acid sequence is MSAAHDRTVWVLLTSQAFRGLGYGVAAVQLGALMGSDGLSATEVGLVLAAILVGSFLTSLALARWGDRLGRRRAYAGLYAALLLCGLIIATGLPWWLLAVAAFSGAMSVEVIESGPFTTLEQVMLAGSGRPQKQIVRGFGLYNAIAAIAGTLGALLGSLPAHRGLLGGVLAGTAAAGMLLTLRIPATVEAPAAAPAPGLPQSRMLAHSRGPVARLAGLFATDSLAGGFVIQAYVGYWLAVRFGATTHTIGITFAVAGILQTASLLAAPRVANRIGLLPTMVFTHLPANVMLAAVPLAPSLPLAIALLLGRACLSSMDVPARQAEAEKATASPAGEVVDVDRQVRHVRVAVAFRQHCGGLVESATASSLVPQDGGGFCFGSCEPGSEAGGDVVEVGCVDVLEQFGSFGGSPQVHEYVCLFAGDVGEDSGVVSFAGGCLGAFVVVPRVVEGDSVDGLPSGQ
- a CDS encoding GNAT family N-acetyltransferase, with product MSVRLDVPVLAGDLVRLEPLAMRHAPDLAEAAEEDRSSYDFTLVPRAHQMLDYLAAQLARDGLTPFAQVRLSDGKAVGCTGLWDPRKWPDRAGLRAIEIGFTWLAASAQGTGINAEAKLLLLSYAFDVLGVARVDLKTDARNHRCRRALERLGIPFEGVLRAWSMSWARGEEGKVRDSAMFAVVAEDWPTVKPVLQARLTAATSRSPAL
- a CDS encoding L,D-transpeptidase: MRNRRTMLVSTFTAALLLTASCTSGGSNPAPPAGPRERASAAKLSITPANGAKKVAPDAGVSVKATDGKITKLTVADAKGHEVRGTLGADGTWRPTWPLRPSTAYTVSAQATGTDGKPVTARATFTTLKPKRVLESGMSPLDGEKVGVGMPVQLLLSRPVTARSDRAAVERSLEVRMSKPVEGAWSWVSDREVQFRPREYWPVGEKVTVVAHLAGVRAGRDLWGTRDRSLTFTVGDEHITKIRNATHRAVVRENGEVVKTIPVSLGKPGDDSWSGVMIAQEKAADILMDSATIGRPGEYYARTKWNVRMTYSGMFFHAAPWSTGAQGNRNVSHGCVNASMANARWFYNFTQRGDIIEVTGTSRKLQFGNGPTPWAKSWDDWVAGSALGKSINA